The DNA segment CGATGATCGCCTCTTGTTAACACAAAAGGTTCAGTTGCGCACAAAAAAAGGGATGCTCACGGGAGTAATCGGGAGTATTTCTGCCCATTATGCAAAGTTTGATGATGCTAGCAAAGTGCGGAATCATCGAAATCTATACATAGATATTGGCGCAAAAAGTAAGGAGCACGCGGTTGAACTAGGCGTCGAGATTGGTACACCTATAACATGGAAACCGAATATGGAGTACTTGGGTGATGAATCGACAGGTCGCTTTGTAGGTAAAGGGTTTGATGATCGTGCGGGCTGCGCTGTAATCATTACGATGCTAGAAGAGCTTGGAAATACTGCGTTTTCCGGTTCAATTACAGCGATATTTACAGTTCAAGAAGAGGTCGGCTTACGCGGTGCACAAGTGGCGGCTCGCCAAGTAGAGGCAGATGTTGCAATTGCAATCGACACGACTGCAGTGAGTGATACACCTGAGGAAACAATGGACCAGTCCCTTACACTAGGTGGAGGAACTGGCATCAAGGTGCTTGATTTCAGTCTAATCTCTCA comes from the Alkalihalobacillus sp. FSL W8-0930 genome and includes:
- a CDS encoding M42 family metallopeptidase, with product MKKLLEELTGLHGPCGNEQPVSKWIKERVTSLVDHVRVDALGNVFATKKGSKPGPHLIVTAHMDEVGFIAKKIEENGLIRFEKLGGNDDRLLLTQKVQLRTKKGMLTGVIGSISAHYAKFDDASKVRNHRNLYIDIGAKSKEHAVELGVEIGTPITWKPNMEYLGDESTGRFVGKGFDDRAGCAVIITMLEELGNTAFSGSITAIFTVQEEVGLRGAQVAARQVEADVAIAIDTTAVSDTPEETMDQSLTLGGGTGIKVLDFSLISHPAVRDQLVQLAEEQNISHQKEVFPGIGTDGGAMSLANHGIPTGVLSIPSRYAHSPVEVIDMGDLQATKDLVKAFVLSLEEGTSFPFFE